The Palaemon carinicauda isolate YSFRI2023 chromosome 7, ASM3689809v2, whole genome shotgun sequence DNA window tatatatatatatatatgtgtgtgtgtgtgtacaaatacacacacacacacacacacacacatatatatatatatatatatatatatatatatatatatatatatatatatatatatatatatatatatatatataaattatcagcaCACAGAATGCTTTGATGAATTTACTTTGGCCTATACATGAATTCCTTGAGGGGCAGCTAAACATTACTAACGATTCTATCGAACTGATCAATCTTTGCATAGGTTGGCTCGAAAGGGACCTGTAATACATAATGGTTTATACAATCTTCTCAATACTGTTGATTGTATGAAATTGTATTAAGAATGTAGTCTATTTCAAAGCCGGATGAGATGAATTTAACGTATACGGTTCACATCTAAACACTGACTTTGTTTGAACTTAACAACGTACAATAGTGAAAACGCAAATGTAATGATTACTAAATACCCTATTTGCATTATACATAATTGATACTTCCAATACAAACAGTTTTGAATTAGAAATCTCTTCATACAAATTCTATAGTAACAATGGGAAATCATTTATATGATTGCATAAACAAACATTGCTTCTAATTCCTTTTAAAAGTTTTTCAAATTCATCATGAAATTTTGCTTTAAAAGGAATCAGTATAAATCTTCCCCTATATCAAAACTTCTAATAAATTTAGTTGAAGAAAGCTATCGAAACAGTTTATTATTCTTTACCATTTTCATTGCAAATGTCAGTTCCGCTCAACAAAGTACTGAACAAGTATTGATCATGACGTGATAGATAACAGCAGATATATTCCATGTAACGCAATCTGACTAAACAATATCTCAAACGTCCTGGCGGAGAATGTGATGTGCCACTCATACTCAAATACAAGTCGATTCAGATTCCGTTAAAgtgatattggattttcctttgaAATATCCTTTTAGTTCATGACTCTCCAGGACAGAGAACAGAAGTCATAGAATGAATCATATACTTCAAGGATCACTCAATTACTTTGTGCTCCAGTATTGCATTTTAGTCAATTTATTATATTGAAGATACTATCGGTTCTCAAAATTATTTTGAACGTGTCGATACGACTGAAGTTATGCTGTGCAACTAGAAACGTATCtcaagtatatatatttgtaaataacatTTTTCGATTTTTTTCAGAGCAAAGGTAAATATTAAATTCAATtgttataaaatacaataaaataagagGAGTCCTATTTGGAGACGTCTAAATGCTGCATGTAGCAAGCAGCAAAAGAATAacgaataaaaatattacaaagccTGCAACAAGTTATTTTCTCCAAGTTTCAGATCCAGTTATGAAAACGGGCTTTTCTTTGTTCCAGAAGAAAAGGAGGATCTGAAAATAAAGAATTCAGTTTTTCATTTGCAGATGGAAGTGGAAGGAAGATAGTATGACGTCAGAGGATTCCAATTACTCTCTCAAAAGatattttcaaatagattttgTTTTGACGCCTTGGAAGTTTTCATTTGATAACCAATAATGAGAGAATAGTTTGAACATATTTTGTAGCGAAAGTATTTAAGAATTTcaagtaattttcatatatttattttactaacACAGTAAAATTAAACTAAATATTATTTACTTCCTTTTAGATATGAGGACATAAAATGAAACATTCAAATgctgtttttaataataattccttcTAAAATAGAAGCCAGTTACCACTGATATAGGATATTTGATTCAAAAATGAAGATCAGGAAACAGAAATATAATACCTgtcgtaagtaaaaaaaaaaaataataagtgaaaAACAGAAATACAACGAGAAATAGAACAGAAACCGCAAAGGTCAAGAGAGACGTTTAACTTTACGACTGAAGTAAGACTCAAGCAATAATTCTCAGAtgatatattaagaaaataataatgcaataaaaCTGGATGGGTTATTAGATACgattcatatcttttattttttttgtattatccttCTCCGAtatcttataatttatataaatcacAACTGAAGTGAGCACAAATCTAAACTTTACCTTGTGCATTGAATAGAGGTAAagatttaattatgaaaatttacatttttctAATATTTATACTGATTACCTCTTACTtataaaccaaaaaagaaaaaaaaactacttgtaATCTTATTCTAAATTCGAAAACGAAGGGAAAATTATCCGAGAATGAAGAGAAGTGCTTAGTAAATTCAAAATAACTTTTGGAACCGAAGCTGAAATTAACGAAAGGTACTAATTTAATATTACAAAAACAATGTACGCATAAAACACGTCCATATTCTGAGGAAGTGGATTACAGAACTGAATTAAACAGGGACAGATCTTCAAGGGGGGCAGGACTTCAAATGTCCTGTCTCAGCATAAAGGGAAAAAAACCTTAGATGCCATATAATATTACCTATACCTCGCATTAGAATAATACTGATTTATTTACTATTGATGTAATAAAGGCAATGAACAGCATGATTTAGTTTATTTGCTTATTATATAAACCATGTGTGTCAAATTTACTTATCTTTTATCATAATTCTTATATTCATAGATTTTCCATTTCTTGAATATGTGTGCTAAGTATTTGAGTTCTGCGCATAATAAGAGCTTTTAAACGGATTTTTCATTCTTAAGAAGGTGTATTCAAAGCGGTTTAATCAACTTCCCTTTTATTTAGACAATATTTGCTAAATCATTAATGCTCCAAAGTGATATATCACTCTCAACTTCCTCTTAACGGTAATGAGATTAATGTATAGAAATTAAATGGACCACAAAAGAAATATACTCTAGTgagatttttatgtttatatattctaaCTATGAATTTTACATATTCAGAATTTCatgaacaatcaatcaatcaatctattaatcaatatatatatatatatatatatatatatatatatatatatatatatatatatatatatatatatatatatatataaatatatatatatatatatacatacagagagagagagagagagagagagagagagagagagagagagagagagagagagagagagagatccctttctgagtgggaataccttaacgaggtaaaagggtctgtgtatcgccttgatcagcacaGTTATTgtaatcagggtcacccatactaggttggtttgccatgagcgATTAGACAAAGGTATCCCaatatcaccaatccacagttggccagcgtgatgatgaattgGGAGATATGACACGTCAAAAGAAAAACCCAGCCCGGATGAAAGCTCTGGGCAATCCACTGAACTGAAATGGTgacgaaatggccaaaccccagacataaacatggacatgtctgaggcctttgtcttgcagtggactaaatgCGGCTacatttgctgttattgttgttgttgtgtatatgtgtatatatatatatatatatatatatatatatatatatatatatatatatatatatatatatatatatatatatatatatatatatatatatatatatatatatatatatatatatatatatatatatatatatatgctgtatatacagtacacataataCATGTGCATTAACCTGTATTTCTTGTATTCATGAAATAATGTATAGAAGAGATTTGGTATTTTCTAGTTTCCCGTTAGATTTAATCTTACACGAGATGAAAGGGACCGGTCTAATTGAAACTGGGGTATCGAGAATTACTAATCAATAAGATATTACACTACGGAGAGAGTTGCTGAAATTCTGGCAGACTtcaagaggctatatatatatatatatatatatatatatatatatatatatatatatatatatatatatatatatatatatatatatatatatatatatatatatatatactttttacttttacttttacgggtttatttctcgccctccatcagacactaaaagtcatttcaggcgggccttggtgtgtgaaaataatttctttccagttaatattttgctctgtatcttatcagttatttcgctagcatttgtattcaggcttaatagttttcaggtcactattataacactttctaaaaagataagtctttaggtttttcttgaaagctgccacatttttgctattcttgacatcaagtggaaggtcgttgaagagtctcggtgcagcataactaaacgttcttcctcctattgcatgattcacactaatttcgaatagtctatatgggtcatcaaacagcatgtctaactcttacagcagcgctagtagcttgagggtaggggaccaagcagtcacgaagatatttaggcttatgacttgtaagtgctttgtgagccAACCAACAAATCTTAAAtacaattctagccttaacaggtaaccaatgtagatcgatcagtgtaggagttattctctcccgaaatttaatgccttttatcagtctagccgcccggttttgcacattttgaagctttcttattaGTGTATTGGggaatttatagtacagagaattgcaataatcaagccttgatattacgtgactcatcactaaaatttttgtactggcctctgttaaatattttctaataaatgctatgtttctcaggtgagagttacacactttcactgtgttcactatttgatccctcattgacaaattacaatctatcagtacacccaaatattttccaacaggcacaatcctaacatcagcgtcaccaatttttatactttgaaataactggtaatttttCAAatccacctttgtgccaaaaaacatacattcagttttgtcatcatttaatttaagctttttcctctgcatccatgtttttatttcagtcattatctcatcaattttcttttttgtatcttgtgttgttgaaattgaaaggtagaactgaatatcatctgcatatagtttaaagcccactttttgttttttcaagatgtgtgatagctcgatagtatatatgttgaacaagatagggcccagaacactaccctgtggtacacctttcataagaattctcttacaggatcggtttccagaaacttctacaatagtctacCTATTcgttaagtaacttcgcaaaaattccagtgcttcctcagtcactccaatggactttaagtcgtcaagtaagttttcgtgcacaacagtatcaaaagcagcacaAGATCTAACATAATAAAAATTCCACACTTttcctcatcaagaagacctatcatatcatgtatatacatacatacatacatacatatatatatatatatatatatatatatatatatatatatatatatatatatatatatatacatatacagtatgtacacagtatatatatatatatatatatatatatatatatatatatatatacatatatgtacatatatatatatatatatatatatatatatatatatatatatatatatatatatatatatatatgtgtgtgtgtgtgtgtgtgtgtgttagcggcaaattttaaaatttatatttttatagaatacCTAAAAAACATGTAAAATGGCAAATATCTGCAGGTGAAGTAGATACCAGCAAAAATTCAACACATCTAGGTATTTTATAAAACACCAGTTACTCCTTGGGCAAAGTGTGAAACAAGGCAAATGGAAATAGCTAATTAACTTGTATCTGCTGTTCTATCATTCCTCTTAACAAGGTGAAAGATCATTTAATCCATTAAACGCTTAATGTGTAATATAGCCATTTTATCATGGGACTCTTACAAGTAATAGGATATTTCCTTTATTGTCATTCAGAATGGAAACGAGTAACTACAGTGTTGAAGTTGCAACTTTCATCAAGAAATTTGAAATAAACAAGGTTCTgcagtaaaaaagaaagaaagagaaaaaacactTGAATTAACCTGTAAACGCTATCAACATTAATTGGATGAAATTAGAAATGCTAAATCAGCAAAGAAAGTCCCTCGCCATTATTAGTTGCTGAACAAGTATGGCCTAATGGAAGTGCAGCAGAAACAGAAGCTCATTCAGCCATTAAAGGAAGATGGTACTACCTTTATAATACAGTTATATGTAGCTGATAGTAAACTGTTTGATGTACTGTATAAAGCACATGTATCACTAGGTCATGGTAGTAGAGACCAAATGATCAAGGAATTATCGTACAAGTATAAGAATACAATTTACCTCGTTCATATATAGAATTATTTCTTCAAGCTATGAGTGTCATATCAACAAACGCATAAAGCTATATAAAAAGAAATGGCTGTGAAGCCAATAATAATTTCCCAGGAATTTAATTCTCAATGTCAACTAGATTTCACCGATTTTCAGAATTAAGATGGGAAAAAATAATTTTAGTCAACCGGGATCCTCTACAAAATTTGTAGTTCTTAAAGCTCTTAAGACTAAGCGAGCTGAGGAGGTAGCTTACAACTTAACTGATATATTTACCACTATTTGCACACCACCCACCTTGCAGTCAGACAATGGGCGTGATTTATCAAACCAGAAGGTTTCAAGCATTAAAAGTTATGGGTCCAATCGTTCTTTTAAAGTGTTTAAACTATCTTAAATATATACTTTACCTAAGCACACTGGTGCATTCTATAGAATTCCTAGGTATTTTAGAAATTGCCAAGGTGGAGTGTATAATGTAAGATCAAATCAAAAATTATTTCATACTTTGCCTGAAATTGTCAGGCATTCTAAAGAGTCAATAGGCTTTCTACAAAGTTCCAGAAATTTAAACTTTTccgctaatacacacacacacacacacacacacacacacatatatatatatatatatatatatatatatatatatatatatatatatatatatatacacacacatatatatatatatatatatattgtaaaggaaaaatgatggtattcaagtgtaacttcctgtttattttttgtttaaagtaactacctgtttgagagtccctggctagttttcttgggacctctcttctgttgaatctagcactttctgtgctactctcaagcttcagaggacagctgcgggtgtgtccctaacccgtcacgaagtcccattttgttcttggaagaatagttacatttttaagagaaagtcaaaaagtgaaggaaaagtctgcttttcctaaccctaacttccaatggaattgtgcaggagaaagacttagtgtatgttcctcggtactacaggagaatagtagtatacatcgcttttctctgtttaatttcttgagagacaaatattcagtgataaatgtgactaatattaatatttatttttctgttttgattttgcatcttgtttagttatattttggctattattttactatttggtgcttgttatcgtaacttttattatgtattattgtgacgtgaattatttgactgatttgcttcaaagagtattgggcaactagtaataatgaggttgtttcataactgtaatttcatagttgggttcttcattcttgtttgaatttgttgatcttgttaatttaataattatatttatattgttttgtatttaatcaacattcataatttctcgtaatttctatcttatttatatggaaccctagttgtatgtaactttaaatattattgataaatataatattggtaaacttatctctatttgattttctcccttgtattttcacaatattatgaggtattatcatgctataaacatcattaaaagaatctgataaggatatatggaaatattcctttacatattggcgaccatgccaggataatactgcatatgttgtgggaatcaaggtgaaattcacttagacattatcacatgtatattttgcggggtgagtaagagtttgttgcgcatgctcaatacagtacagcctctgtgaacaaatctttgtgactttaagggtaaaggagtttgactatcgtaattgcctaaaggggacaggaattacgccaagcatgatagtgttggagccatagtaaattccacgagttaccctagttaaggagtccagcaaatgctgacccttgtttcttaatgcgtgttagcattcaagaaaagtgagttctaagtagttgaaagctctttagtattttgactgttagtgtgtggactggaagtatattttatggtctattcgagccttctttattatattttctatttaggttccaccataaaatcaagacttgttactgtccttggcaacacgctagtttaattgtaactgtttgctctagtttcatacaatgtctgaattacagttttcctattggatcgagcaaggaagaagaattggtttggaaggaaatggacttggtgaatgggcaacaagaaaatatgaagcaggattacaaagagaagaaaacaaggaacaagagagacaagaacgagaagaaaagaaagaaaaggagagacaagaacgagaagaaagggctaaagaacgagaacttaggaaatatgaaattgatagaagtttagaagaaagaagattagcgcttgaggaagcaaagctagctcttgataaacaaagaattgatgatggtattcaggaaagtactgctcctaaggtaagtggtattaaaccaccaagacttcttccttataatgaagatgaggacataactgcttacataataagatttgaaagtgttgcttccttatgtgagtggcctgttagtgagtgggctacccgtttggcgttattgttttcgggcactgctttaaatatttattctaccctttctgaagaagaaattgcagattatgtaagtttaaaagctgctgttttaagggctttcaagaggacccctgaacagtaccgtaaagaattcagatttgctaagatgagctcgaagattaatttttctcaatttatgactcaactttttagacactttgattattggtttcattcaagtgatgttgatgattcttttgaaaatttaagagaatttattgttgttgatcaatttctcactgtcttaccacatgacatcagactttttattaaggagcaggaattatggaaagctaaagatgttgccgaagcagcagacagatttgcaggtgcacatagatgttatcctggggataagcagacccaaaagaaaagtctgaatcctaaaccatctccagttgtcacccaaaggccaacaccactttgctatgtttgtggtgaagctggacacattgcacgatcctgtcctaaaggtaaagctgcaatgacttctactcctggcacttcatcgaacaaagcaggatcaaataaggttggtcgctatgcttctaaagaaactcactctagagctccatttactcatggtgtggttaatggttctcgtgtttctaccattttacgtgatactggctgttctacatgtattgtatccaaagacctgtttcctaacttgaatgagagggaattgccaaaatcatcattaatcgaTTATCTAGGAAGGGaaaatgtttttccagtgttaccagtttatattggatgtaaatggtttactggaaaggttaatgctattattgccccaattaagttttgtacagtacttttaggtaacattgaaggtgctctttttcctgaagatggagactgcccccctttgaactccattgatgaggaacctcgaagaaaccatctgcctacagaaaaaggtaaagctattgaacacgtcaatataacaactcgttcagcttcaaggaaagttgttcacccattagtttttcctgatgtagaagcccttgagactactcctattgactttataaaattgcaaaatgaatgtgccaccctggaatcgatcaggaaagactgtcaagccaacaccataacaaaaaactcaaaagtggagtacaggtatgtacggagaaatgaagttttgtataaggaaattataaatgcaaacaattcaagaattgccaataaattttatttagttgttcctcttaaacttagaaaggttgttcttaaattggctcatgatttacctgtggcaggacactttagtcatcgcaaaaccctaaaaaaaatcagagaattatatttctggccaggaatgtgtacagatgtgtatgcatattgtagatcttgcgataactgtcagaggaacacaagtaaaggtagacataaaaAGGTCTCTATGATAAAAATgccagtagtttccattccttttagcagagtaggaattgacatagtgggtccactgaatccaagcacatctgaaggtcacaggtttattttaacaatgattgattatgctacaggatttcctgaagcaattcctatgaagaccataaccactgttgatgttgcagatgctcttatgcaaatattttctagggtaggaataccaaaggaaataatatctgatagaggaaagcagttcacatcagaacttatggaacatgtgtaccaaatgctgggagtaaaaccattgtttactactccgtatcatccagctggcaatggtcgttgtgaaaggcaacactctgttctcaaatctatattgaagaaattgtgtcatttgcaacctagagaatggcatagatatttaccttgtgccctgtttgctatgagggagattccttctgacacacttggtttttccccatttgaactcctttatggataccaagtaaggggaccactactaatattgaatgagatatggactaatactggcctttctaatgatacccaaaatgtttattcttttctttttgatcttagaaacaggctagaggaaacttcaaaaatagcccaggaaaatataaagacttcaatggaaatctacagtacgtactttgacaagaaaagtactcgtaggcagtttaaagtcaatgatgaggtgttactattactgccaacagaacacaataagttgttagttgaatggcaaggaccatttaaagttctgcggaaactcaatagtgttgattacataatcgatgtgaaaggtaaaccaaaaacatttcatgttaacttgctgaaggcatatttttacaggtcacagaatgtgttatcagtggctgatgaaaatctgaatagttcaatttcagattattgctgtgtaacctctcatgtaatagttttgagcgaagacatcgaaaatcctataccttgtgttgaagaagaaataacttctgaattagatatctgtccaactttaactccagaacaaaaagggaaactagaagaagtactggataatttttcagaagtcttctcggagataccaggttgtacttctaccataatgcacaagattgaatta harbors:
- the LOC137644065 gene encoding uncharacterized protein isoform X2 — encoded protein: MSELQFSYWIEQGRRIGLEGNGLGEWATRKYEAGLQREENKEQERQEREEKKEKERQEREERAKERELRKYEIDRSLEERRLALEEAKLALDKQRIDDGIQESTAPKVSGIKPPRLLPYNEDEDITAYIIRFESVASLCEWPVSEWATRLALLFSGTALNIYSTLSEEEIADYVSLKAAVLRAFKRTPEQYRKEFRFAKMSSKINFSQFMTQLFRHFDYWFHSSDVDDSFENLREFIVVDQFLTVLPHDIRLFIKEQELWKAKDVAEAADRFAGAHRCYPGDKQTQKKSLNPKPSPVVTQRPTPLCYVCGEAGHIARSCPKGKAAMTSTPGTSSNKAGSNKVGRYASKETHSRAPFTHGVVNGSRVSTILRDTGCSTCIVSKDLFPNLNERELPKSSLIDYLGRENVFPVLPVYIGCKWFTGKVNAIIAPIKFCTVLLGNIEGALFPEDGDCPPLNSIDEEPRRNHLPTEKGKAIEHVNITTRSASRKVVHPLVFPDVEALETTPIDFIKLQNECATLESIRKDCQANTITKNSKVEYRNRLEETSKIAQENIKTSMEIYSTYFDKKSTRRQFKVNDEVLLLLPTEHNKLLVEWQGPFKVLRKLNSVDYIIDVKGKPKTFHVNLLKAYFYRSQNVLSVADENLNSSISDYCCVTSHVIVLSEDIENPIPCVEEEITSELDICPTLTPEQKGKLEEVLDNFSEVFSEIPGCTSTIMHKIELTSTEPIRKKMYPVPAHLKEEVCKEVDKLLKLGIIEESKSDYCNPIVMIKKPDNTFRLALDFRALNSVTKFDSEPMPSIDEDLFKFRNMSFITELDITKAYHQVMLDPNARPLTAFPTYRGLMQYKRLPFGLVTACATYVRLMKKIFQGMNHISIYFDNIFVMSNTFQEHLETLSEVLRRLRDHGLTARPSKCHFCYEKVKYLGFEVGNNIIRPLNDKILSLQQIQIPKTKKLLRSFLGSVNFYRQFIPNLSSLTSSLTAKLKKEVKEPLQWNSEEENIFEIIKKYFIDAPILHIPEINKPFVLRTDASSVGLGAVLLQYDKETAYPVAYASRKLLPREQRYSTIERECLAIFWAVRKFHYYLYGKEFFIETDHKPLTYMETLKSGNERILRLILGLQPYKFRIIYISGQSNHFSDLLSRSN
- the LOC137644065 gene encoding uncharacterized protein isoform X1: MMVFRKVLLLRLFIKEQELWKAKDVAEAADRFAGAHRCYPGDKQTQKKSLNPKPSPVVTQRPTPLCYVCGEAGHIARSCPKGKAAMTSTPGTSSNKAGSNKVGRYASKETHSRAPFTHGVVNGSRVSTILRDTGCSTCIVSKDLFPNLNERELPKSSLIDYLGRENVFPVLPVYIGCKWFTGKVNAIIAPIKFCTVLLGNIEGALFPEDGDCPPLNSIDEEPRRNHLPTEKGKAIEHVNITTRSASRKVVHPLVFPDVEALETTPIDFIKLQNECATLESIRKDCQANTITKNSKVEYRYVRRNEVLYKEIINANNSRIANKFYLVVPLKLRKVVLKLAHDLPVAGHFSHRKTLKKIRELYFWPGMCTDVYAYCRSCDNCQRNTSKGRHKKVSMIKMPVVSIPFSRVGIDIVGPLNPSTSEGHRFILTMIDYATGFPEAIPMKTITTVDVADALMQIFSRVGIPKEIISDRGKQFTSELMEHVYQMLGVKPLFTTPYHPAGNGRCERQHSVLKSILKKLCHLQPREWHRYLPCALFAMREIPSDTLGFSPFELLYGYQVRGPLLILNEIWTNTGLSNDTQNVYSFLFDLRNRLEETSKIAQENIKTSMEIYSTYFDKKSTRRQFKVNDEVLLLLPTEHNKLLVEWQGPFKVLRKLNSVDYIIDVKGKPKTFHVNLLKAYFYRSQNVLSVADENLNSSISDYCCVTSHVIVLSEDIENPIPCVEEEITSELDICPTLTPEQKGKLEEVLDNFSEVFSEIPGCTSTIMHKIELTSTEPIRKKMYPVPAHLKEEVCKEVDKLLKLGIIEESKSDYCNPIVMIKKPDNTFRLALDFRALNSVTKFDSEPMPSIDEDLFKFRNMSFITELDITKAYHQVMLDPNARPLTAFPTYRGLMQYKRLPFGLVTACATYVRLMKKIFQGMNHISIYFDNIFVMSNTFQEHLETLSEVLRRLRDHGLTARPSKCHFCYEKVKYLGFEVGNNIIRPLNDKILSLQQIQIPKTKKLLRSFLGSVNFYRQFIPNLSSLTSSLTAKLKKEVKEPLQWNSEEENIFEIIKKYFIDAPILHIPEINKPFVLRTDASSVGLGAVLLQYDKETAYPVAYASRKLLPREQRYSTIERECLAIFWAVRKFHYYLYGKEFFIETDHKPLTYMETLKSGNERILRLILGLQPYKFRIIYISGQSNHFSDLLSRSN